One region of Gottschalkia purinilytica genomic DNA includes:
- the guaD gene encoding guanine deaminase: protein MGNNVKVYKGNVIFTKTPQEFEQLEGGYIVVEDGKVKEVAQNLPEQYKDAEVVDYGDKLIIPGFIDLHLHAPQFPNRGLGLDKELLPWLETYTFPEEAKFKDTEYAKKVYSRLVRELWKYGTTRSVVFSTIHKDSTKVLMDLFIEAGLGAYVGKVNMNRNSSPDLTEDTQESLKITEELLQEYSDKSPLVKPIITPRFVPSCTAELMKDLGDLAKKYDAPVQSHLSENRGEIEWVKELHPDSKNYADVYDKLGLFGQQPTVMAHCVHVTDDEIKLMADNGVFVAHSPESNYNLSSGIAPIRKFLEAGVNVGFATDISGGHAISMMDVIAGAMKGSKMRWVYLEEEYASLSVPEVFYLATKSAGRFFSKVGKIGSFEEGYEFDALVIDDESISDLNPRSLPERLQRFLYLGDDRNIVERFVSGKNLPEPKVY from the coding sequence ATGGGTAATAACGTAAAAGTTTACAAGGGTAATGTAATCTTTACTAAAACTCCACAGGAGTTTGAACAGCTAGAAGGGGGATATATTGTTGTTGAAGATGGCAAAGTTAAAGAAGTAGCTCAAAATCTTCCAGAACAATATAAAGATGCTGAAGTAGTTGACTATGGTGACAAGTTAATAATTCCTGGTTTCATAGACTTACACTTACATGCTCCTCAGTTCCCAAATAGAGGACTTGGACTTGATAAGGAACTTTTACCATGGTTAGAAACTTATACATTCCCTGAAGAAGCTAAATTCAAGGATACAGAATATGCTAAAAAAGTTTATTCAAGATTAGTTAGAGAATTATGGAAATATGGAACTACTCGTTCAGTAGTATTCAGTACTATCCATAAAGACTCTACTAAAGTATTGATGGATCTATTTATAGAAGCTGGATTAGGTGCTTATGTTGGTAAAGTAAATATGAATAGAAATTCTTCACCAGATCTAACTGAAGATACTCAAGAGTCTTTAAAAATAACTGAAGAATTATTACAAGAGTATTCTGACAAGTCTCCTCTTGTTAAACCTATAATAACTCCAAGATTCGTTCCTAGCTGTACTGCAGAATTAATGAAAGATCTTGGTGATTTAGCTAAAAAATATGATGCTCCTGTACAATCTCACTTATCAGAAAACAGAGGCGAGATTGAATGGGTTAAAGAATTACATCCAGATTCAAAAAATTATGCAGATGTTTATGATAAATTAGGACTATTTGGTCAACAGCCAACTGTAATGGCTCACTGTGTTCATGTTACTGATGACGAGATAAAATTAATGGCTGATAATGGAGTATTCGTAGCTCACTCTCCAGAATCTAACTACAACTTATCAAGTGGTATCGCTCCTATTAGAAAATTCTTAGAAGCAGGAGTTAATGTAGGTTTTGCTACTGATATCTCTGGTGGTCATGCTATATCTATGATGGATGTAATAGCAGGAGCTATGAAAGGTTCAAAAATGAGATGGGTATATTTAGAAGAAGAATATGCATCTTTAAGTGTTCCTGAAGTATTCTATCTTGCTACTAAGAGCGCTGGTAGATTCTTCAGCAAAGTTGGTAAAATTGGTAGCTTTGAAGAAGGATATGAATTTGATGCTTTAGTTATAGATGATGAAAGTATCAGTGACTTAAATCCTCGTAGTTTACCAGAAAGACTTCAAAGATTCTTATATCTTGGAGATGACAGAAATATAGTTGAAAGATTTGTTTCTGGTAAAAATCTTCCTGAACCTAAAGTTTATTAA